One region of Chlorobiota bacterium genomic DNA includes:
- a CDS encoding YbaN family protein — protein sequence MTPIKILYNVLGTFFVGLGVAGIFLPLVPTTPFLLLASACYLRGSKRLHDWLLNHRHLGPYIRNIKERRGLPMRAKISTLALLWVSIGLSIYSIGRWQATVALICTASCTTTYLLRMKTLREEAESPAISPQAERAAAPQPE from the coding sequence ATGACACCGATCAAGATTCTCTACAACGTTCTTGGGACCTTTTTTGTGGGGCTTGGTGTGGCCGGCATTTTTTTGCCATTGGTCCCCACCACCCCCTTCTTGCTGCTTGCTTCGGCGTGTTATCTGCGCGGGTCCAAGCGGTTGCATGATTGGTTGCTTAATCATCGGCATCTGGGGCCATACATCAGGAATATCAAGGAGCGGCGCGGGTTGCCGATGCGCGCAAAAATCAGCACGCTTGCATTGCTGTGGGTTTCCATCGGGCTTTCCATCTACAGCATTGGCCGCTGGCAAGCAACCGTTGCGCTAATCTGCACCGCCAGCTGCACCACCACTTATCTTTTGCGAATGAAGACGCTTCGGGAGGAAGCCGAATCGCCAGCAATCAGCCCGCAAGCGG